A stretch of Chitinophaga caeni DNA encodes these proteins:
- the rpsL gene encoding 30S ribosomal protein S12, which yields MPTIQQLVRKGREIIRAKSKSRALDSCPQRRGVCTRVYTTTPKKPNSALRKVAKVRLTNKVEVIAYIPGEGHNLQEHSIVLIRGGRVKDLPGVRYHIVRGSLDTAGVKDRKQSRSKYGTKKEKAKK from the coding sequence ATGCCTACAATACAACAATTAGTAAGAAAAGGAAGAGAAATTATCCGGGCTAAGTCAAAATCCAGAGCATTGGATAGTTGCCCGCAGCGCCGTGGCGTATGTACCCGTGTGTACACTACCACGCCTAAGAAGCCAAACTCCGCTTTGCGTAAAGTAGCGAAAGTTCGTTTGACTAATAAAGTAGAGGTGATCGCATATATTCCGGGTGAAGGTCACAACCTTCAAGAGCACTCTATCGTGTTGATTCGCGGTGGTAGGGTTAAAGACTTACCGGGTGTACGTTACCATATCGTACGTGGATCTTTGGATACTGCGGGTGTGAAAGATAGGAAGCAAAGCCGTTCTAAGTATGGTACTAAGAAAGAAAAGGCTAAGAAATAA